The DNA sequence CTTGAACGCATGCGCAAAGCCGAGGAGCAGGGCTTCCGCGAGTTCGCGGTGAGCCACGCCGCGTCGTTGCGGCGCACCGCGTACCTGTTCTGCGGTGACTGGCACATGGCCGAGGACCTGATGCAGGCCAGCCTGCTCAAGCTGTACCAGGCGTGGCACCGGATCGAGTGGCGCGACAACGCCTCGGCCTACGCCCGCAAGGTGCTGCTGCGCACGTGGCTGGACGAGAAGCGCAGGCCGTGGCGGCGGGTCGAGCAGCGGGACGGCGAGCTGCCCGACGTCGCCGACGCGACCGCCGACCCGGAACGGGCGGGTGAGCAGTTGTGGGCGCGCGACCTGATCCACGCGGCGCTGCTGCGGGTGCCGCCGGGCCAGCGGGCCGTGCTGGTCCTGCGGTACTTCGAAGACCTCCCGGTCAGCGAGGTCGCGGTGGCGATGGGGTGCACCGAGGGCACGGTGAAGAGCCAGACGGCGCGTGGTCTCGTGGCGTTGCGCGCGGCGGTCGAGGAGCTGGAGCGAGGGGCGGTGGTGGCGTCATGAGCGAGGCAGACCTGCGAGAGGGTCTCCGGGCCGCGGTCGGTGACGAGCCGCCGTTGCGCTTCGACCCCGACGAGCTGATCCAACGCGCCCAGCACGAGCGCCGGCGGCGGCGCGCGCTGGTCGCCGTGGCGCTGGTGACGGTCGCGCTCACCGGCACCGTGCTGAGCCTGCCCGGCGTGCTGGAGCGGCGGACGGTCGACGCGGCGAGCGGGTCGGTGCTGACGACCACGGTGTCCCCGGCGCCGTCCGCCCGACCCGGACCGCCGCCCACCACCGTGGCGCCGGCGACCACCGCGCCGAAGTCCGCGGCCGGCGTCACGTCGTTCCTCTCGGGCTACCTGACCGGGCGGTTCCCCGAGGTGGTGCCGGGGTCGAAGGTGACGGCCGTCCAGATCAGCGAGGTGCTCGACGCCGATCCGGTGCACTACGGCGCGGTGGTGCGGTTCATCGACGGGATCGGTCCGAGCGGGGTGGTGGTGCGGTTGACCGCGCCGTCGGGGCAGGAGTACTTCGACCGGTTCTGCGACGAGTTCGAGTGCGACGAACCGCAGCGGCGCGAGGACGGCACGCGGCTCGCGACCGGCATGACCGGTGACCCCCGCACGAAGGTCGTGGTGTCGCGCGCGGTGGCGCACCAGCGCGCGAACGGATCGGTCGTGCAGGTCACCACCTACGGGTACGACCCGGGTATGGGGTCCGAGCTGGGGCACGTGGTGCTGACGGTCGACCAGCTCGTGCGGCTGGCCACCGACCCGAACCTGAACCTGCCGTGACGCTCCCCGGCGTCCGGCCGCCCGTCCGGGCGAAATAAGCTGGTCACGTGACGGTCAAGCCCCGCATCGCCAATGTCCTCGCCGGTCGCTACGCCTCCACCGAGCTGGCCACGCTGTGGTCCGCCGAGCACAAGATCGTGCTGGAGCGGCGGCTGTGGCTCGCCGTGCTGAAGGCGCAGGCAGAGCTCGGCATCGACGTGCCCGCGGCGGCCGTCGCGGACTACGAGCGCGTGGTCGAGCAGGTCGACCTGGCGTCCATCGCCGAACGCGAGCGCGTCACCCGGCACGACGTGAAGGCGCGCATCGAGGAGTTCAACGCGCTGGCCGGGCACGAGCACGTGCACAAGGGCATGACCTCGCGCGACCTCACCGAGAACGTCGAGCAGCTCCAGGTGCTGCGGTCGC is a window from the Saccharothrix saharensis genome containing:
- a CDS encoding RNA polymerase sigma factor, whose amino-acid sequence is MRKAEEQGFREFAVSHAASLRRTAYLFCGDWHMAEDLMQASLLKLYQAWHRIEWRDNASAYARKVLLRTWLDEKRRPWRRVEQRDGELPDVADATADPERAGEQLWARDLIHAALLRVPPGQRAVLVLRYFEDLPVSEVAVAMGCTEGTVKSQTARGLVALRAAVEELERGAVVAS